One genomic segment of Naumovozyma castellii chromosome 9, complete genome includes these proteins:
- the NCAS0I02640 gene encoding uncharacterized protein, which translates to MDWSNCVVSLCKHVQFHQIDGKKFGLLKNSKHVQGTPLYTYLLSIIHQSMEIKGISTFPLVLALFNETLKPLNIPQLNPYIHTNFDSLLQYLNEHLHRDFSPPAIGNAPSIPFFQIHKTSYSKKNHYFCPTCSCSFCERNKKHNSGTVGYTVLNVTAQNVLPKNAIFKKSVLAETNSRNTELIN; encoded by the coding sequence ATGGATTGGTCCAATTGTGTTGTATCTCTTTGTAAACATGTTCAATTTCACCAAATCGATGGTAAGAAATTCGGACTTCTCAAGAACTCGAAACATGTGCAAGGTACACCATTGTATACCTACCTTCTCTCCATCATTCATCAATCGATGGAAATTAAAGGTATTTCCACCTTTCCACTTGTACTtgcattatttaatgaaacattAAAGCCATTGAATATTCCGCAACTCAACCCTTACATCCACACTAACTTCGATTCCTTATTACAGTATTTGAACGAACACCTTCATCGTGATTTTTCACCTCCTGCAATCGGTAACGCACCTTCTATCCCTTTTTTCCAGATTCACAAAACTTCTTATTCTAAGAAGAATCACTATTTCTGTCCAACCTGTTCTTGCTCGTTTTGTGAACGTAACAAGAAACATAACTCTGGTACAGTCGGATATACTGTGTTAAATGTGACTGCCCAAAATGTTCTGCCCAAAAACGCcattttcaagaaaagcGTGCTGGCCGAAACAAACAGCAGAAATACCGAATTAATCAATTAG
- the DPI8 gene encoding Dpi8p: MIAQNSRLAATLSSSAATMLTSRMAATAMLQHAVKKNAGNSFASFKEYRENAKTYGPLSASLATRRKLAHAPKY, from the coding sequence ATGATCGCTCAAAATTCTAGATTAGCCGCCACATTATCTTCCTCAGCAGCTACCATGCTGACTTCCAGAATGGCAGCCACTGCCATGTTACAACATGCTGTCAAGAAAAATGCCGGTAATTCTTTCGCCTCATTTAAAGAGTATAGAGAAAATGCCAAGACATATGGTCCATTAAGCGCATCATTGGCTACGAGGAGAAAGTTGGCTCATGCTCCTAAATATTGA
- the LCB3 gene encoding sphinganine kinase LCB3 (ancestral locus Anc_1.217) produces MSSNETSGASMLRSRARTLSNPRDIQEPFLLIDPGNHPDSHFQKRMSPIRYAIRSHLVQFTTTQSGKLAKWQSKHRTPLLDVFFSYTAIMGSHTFYVVCLPMPVWLGQYEVTKDLVYILGYSIYLSGFFKDFCCLPRPRAPPLHRITLSKYTEKEYGAPSSHCANATGVTLYVIWRLFQNGTFSWFWKLVALALVSFYYFTLVIGRVYCGMHGMLDLISGAIIGVICMVGTILLKYFLKYVPYETYWWFPLWSVLWGLFLLFYHIEPVDECPCFADSVAFIGVVVGLELGDWTMHRWNWAGVYEIYYSGLVNCLGKFVVGVTCVVIWKYLLSKPIVYWILINVFKISDDRKENSKELEKRIKQNDKECPLFVGFPKIDIIGRYIIYAGIPLTVLLVTPKAISLCGL; encoded by the coding sequence ATGAGCAGTAATGAAACATCTGGAGCTAGTATGCTCCGTTCCAGAGCAAGAACCCTTTCCAACCCACGTGATATACAGGAACCGTTTCTTCTTATCGATCCTGGGAACCATCCTGACTCTCATTTCCAAAAGAGAATGAGTCCCATAAGATACGCTATTAGATCCCATTTGGTGCAATTCACTACTACTCAATCTGGCAAATTGGCCAAATGGCAATCCAAACATCGAACCCCCCTATTAGATGTTTTTTTCTCCTATACAGCCATAATGGGGTCGCATACATTTTATGTTGTATGCCTACCGATGCCCGTATGGTTGGGACAATATGAGGTGACCAAGGATTTGGTGTATATCTTGGGttattccatttatttaagtggatttttcaaagatttttgCTGTTTACCAAGACCAAGAGCACCTCCATTGCATAGAATTACCTTGAGTAAATACACGGAGAAAGAATACGGAGCACCAAGTTCCCATTGTGCCAATGCGACAGGTGTCACATTATATGTCATATGGAGacttttccaaaatggAACATTTTCATGGTTCTGGAAATTGGTTGCCCTAGCGTTGGTCTCATTCTATTATTTCACTCTTGTCATCGGAAGAGTTTATTGCGGAATGCATGGAATGTTAGATTTAATTAGTGGTGCCATTATTGGGGTTATTTGTATGGTGGGGACcattcttttgaaatattttttgaaatatgtCCCATATGAGACGTATTGGTGGTTCCCCTTGTGGAGTGTCTTGTGGGGGttatttttgttattttaTCATATTGAACCCGTGGATGAATGTCCCTGTTTTGCTGATTCTGTGGCGTTCATTGgagttgttgttggattGGAATTGGGTGATTGGACAATGCATAGGTGGAACTGGGCTGGCGTTTatgaaatttattattctgGATTAGTTAATTGTTTGGgaaaatttgttgttggtgtCACATGTGTTGTCATTTGGAAGTATCTATTGAGTAAACCCATTGTCTATTGGATTTTGATTAATGTCTTCAAGATTTCTGATGACAGAAAGGAAAACTctaaagaattagaaaaaaGAATCAAACAGAATGATAAAGAGTGTCCATTGTTTGTTGGGTTTCCCAAGATTGACATTATTGGAAGGTATATTATATATGCGGGGATCCCATTAACAGTATTATTAGTAACGCCCAAGGCTATATCACTCTGTGGGTTGTGA
- the RPS21B gene encoding 40S ribosomal protein eS21 (ancestral locus Anc_1.213), protein MENDKGQLVELYVPRKCSATNRIIKADDHASVQINIAKVDEEGRAIPGEYITYALSGNVRARGEADDSLNRLAQNDGLLKNVWSYSR, encoded by the exons ATGGAAAACGATAAGGGTCAATTA GTCGAACTTTACGTTCCAAGAAAGTGTTCTGCTACCAACAGAATCATCAAGGCTGATGATCACGCTTCCGTCCAAATCAACATCGCCAAggttgatgaagaaggCCGTGCCATCCCAGGTGAATACATTACCTACGCTTTGTCCGGTAACGTCAGAGCCAGAGGTGAAGCTGATGATTCTTTGAACCGTTTGGCTCAAAACGACGGTTTGTTGAAGAACGTCTGGTCTTACTCCCGTTAA
- the YAK1 gene encoding serine/threonine protein kinase YAK1 (ancestral locus Anc_1.207): MTTPNDFASPKEMSPRHANSSESLHNNHQLQQGAADQANNNNNIWKSTFMNQQQQQQQQQNSFAFTNPWSSNNADSTLSPPQQQQQSYNMDMDEDMLESFKRRKSSLVIPPSRAPAPNPFQYDQYNQYGPPQSQQQVPSQQQEINYSHQQQQQLYNAHQYGARLGPSMYQDFQRRQSMAASHLYPNGNGNNITNYSTRTINKNSSITPNTANPSMMAGPSYIPGGLSNDNSMVSPFRRLSAYPTTNIHTPATANLQPPYKQLRRTGEEQQQQQQPKPLIIPSMKVCKNRNDLNPITNPTPKFRRASLNSKTISPLLALTKNLITTYQLCSPDFTYKPSKNPKRVLTKPSEGKFNNGFDNVNSDYILYVNDVLGSEQNRKYLVLDILGQGTFGQVVKCQNLTTKEILAVKVIKSRSEYLNQSITEAKILELINNKIDPENKHHFLRMYDSFIHKNHLCLVFELLSNNLYELLKQNQFHGLSIQLIRIFTKQMLESLCVLKDSKLIHCDLKPENILLCSPDKPALKIIDFGSSCEETRTVYTYIQSRFYRAPEIILGIPYSTSIDMWSLGCIVAELFLGIPIFPGSSEYNQLTRIVDTLGYPPNWMIDMGKNSGKFLKRVIDEDDEDDEEGTTKVTKKFELKTLEEFNMDFPDAKEEPGKKYFKWNKLHDIIKNYRISKSIQNNPRAVEQEMANRECLNHFLEGILNINPLARWTPQQASMHPFVTQQPFTGEWYPPGSSVNMIHRQNTTNKQERKNDGVLENNFDAKLTVPSKNGEPVARNKSTSNEFNKLSIE; the protein is encoded by the coding sequence ATGACAACCCCTAATGACTTTGCATCACCGAAGGAAATGTCTCCAAGACATGCGAATAGCTCAGAAAGTTTGCATAATAACCACCAACTTCAACAAGGTGCTGCTGATCAAgcaaacaataataataatatatggAAATCCACTTTTATGAaccaacaacagcaacaacaacagcagcagaACAGCTTTGCATTTACTAACCCCTGGAGTAGTAACAATGCAGATTCAACACTATCCCCCCcgcagcaacaacaacaaagtTATAACATGGACATGGACGAAGATATGCTCGAGTCCttcaagagaagaaaatcaagTTTGGTAATACCTCCATCCAGAGCACCTGCACCAAATCCGTTCCAATATGATCAATATAATCAATATGGACCCCCACAATCTCAACAACAGGTTCCCtctcaacaacaagaaataaaCTATTCTCatcagcaacaacaacaattatatAATGCTCATCAGTATGGTGCTAGGTTGGGACCCTCCATGTACCAGgatttccaaagaagacAGAGCATGGCTGCTTCTCATCTTTACCCTAATGGAAATGGTAATAATATAACCAATTACAGTACAAGGACTATCAATAAGAATTCATCTATTACACCAAATACTGCAAACCCAAGTATGATGGCTGGTCCAAGTTACATACCGGGAGGTCTTTCTAATGATAATTCAATGGTATCACCATTCAGAAGATTGAGTGCCTatccaacaacaaatattcataCACCAGCAACGGCTAACTTACAACCTCCATATAAGCAACTCCGAAGAACTGGTGAAgagcaacaacagcaacagcaaccaAAACCATTAATTATACCATCAATGAAAGTTTGTAAGAATAGAAATGATTTGAATCCAATAACGAATCCAACACCTAAATTTAGGCGTGCATCACTAAATTCCAAAACCATCTCACCATTGTTGGCATTaacaaagaatttaatCACTACTTACCAACTATGCTCTCCTGATTTTACATACAAACCTTCCAAAAATCCTAAACGTGTACTGACGAAGCCATCTGAGGggaaatttaataatggattCGATAATGTTAACAGTGATTATATCCTTTACGTTAATGATGTCCTGGGTTCAGAACaaaatagaaaatatttggtcCTAGATATTTTGGGTCAGGGAACGTTTGGACAAGTAGTTAAATGTCAAAATTTAACAACTAAGGAAATCCTTGCTGTTAAAGTGATTAAATCACGGTCTGAATACCTAAATCAAAGTATTACGGAAGCtaaaatattggaattgatCAATAATAAGATTGACCCGGAAAATAAGCATCATTTTTTAAGAATGTACGATTCCTTCATTCATAAGAATCATCTTTGCTTGGTATTTGAATTACTAAGTAATAACTTGtatgaattattgaagcaAAACCAATTTCATGGACTTTCCATTCAATTAATTAGAATATTCACAAAGCAAATGTTGGAATCGTTATGCGTTTTGAAAGATAGTAAATTGATCCATTGTGATTTAAAAccagaaaatatattacttTGTTCACCAGATAAACCTGCATTAAAGATTATTGATTTCGGTTCATCATGTGAGGAAACACGAACAGTTTATACGTATATTCAATCAAGATTTTACCGTGCTCCAGAAATCATATTGGGGATTCCGTATTCTACTAGTATTGATATGTGGTCGTTAGGTTGTATCGTCGCTGAATTATTCTTGGGGATCCCTATTTTCCCAGGGTCGTCTGAATATAACCAATTGACTAGAATTGTCGATACCTTGGGGTATCCACCAAATTGGATGATCGATATGGGTAAAAACTCCGgtaaattcttgaaaagaGTTattgatgaggatgatgaagatgatgaagaaggaaCTACCAAGGTGACgaagaaatttgaattgaaaactttagaagaatttaatatgGATTTTCCCGACGCAAAGGAGGAACCAgggaaaaaatatttcaaatggAATAAGTTACATGACATAATTAAGAATTATAGGATTTCCAAGAGCATTCAAAATAACCCTAGAGCAGTGGAGCAAGAAATGGCAAATAGAGAATGTCTGAATCATTTCCTTGAAGgaatattgaatattaacCCACTGGCCAGGTGGACACCACAACAAGCATCAATGCATCCATTCGTCACACAACAACCATTTACTGGTGAATGGTATCCTCCTGGGTCAAGCGTCAATATGATACATCGTCAAAATACTACTAATAAGCAAGAGAGGAAAAATGATGGTGTTTTGgagaataattttgatgCAAAGTTGACAGTACCTTCGAAGAATGGGGAGCCCGTAGCGAGGAATAAAAGCACGTCAAACGAGTTTAATAAACTAAGCATTGAATAA
- the TIM17 gene encoding protein transporter TIM17 (ancestral locus Anc_1.206) has protein sequence MSADHSRDPCPIVILNDFGGAFAMGAIGGVIWHGIKGFRNSPIGERRLGSMNAIKARAPVLGGNFGVWGGLFSTFDCGVKAVRKREDPWNAIIAGFFTGGALAIRGGWKHTRNSAITCACLLGVIEGVGLMFQRYAAWQAKPMAPPLPDATPQPLQA, from the coding sequence ATGTCCGCTGACCATTCAAGAGACCCATGTCCAATAGTAATCCTAAATGATTTCGGTGGTGCGTTCGCCATGGGTGCCATAGGTGGTGTCATATGGCATGGAATTAAAGGTTTTAGAAATTCACCTATTGGAGAACGTCGTTTGGGTTCCATGAACGCCATCAAGGCTCGTGCCCCCGTATTAGGTGGGAACTTTGGTGTTTGGGGTGGTCTATTTTCCACTTTTGACTGTGGTGTCAAAGCAGTAAGAAAGAGAGAAGATCCATGGAATGCTATCATTGCTGGGTTCTTCACTGGTGGGGCCCTGGCTATTAGAGGTGGATGGAAGCATACAAGAAATAGTGCCATCACTTGTGCTTGTTTGTTAGGTGTCATTGAAGGTGTTGGGTTGATGTTCCAAAGATACGCTGCTTGGCAGGCCAAACCAATGGCACCCCCATTACCAGATGCGACTCCACAACCTTTACAAGCCTGA
- the ROQ1 gene encoding Roq1p: MCVCNLLVYKVIPYHIHPKNPYIAHNTITKHTRKMLRRSTSQHLARHHKRIPISSIQSSRNSILRSQRDIPKYTSDSCEYIDEEPSDGMFNVLNHHNHPGVVYYVIQFDNPGGSSSSLDNSNNNTHNPAPGTNQNEHQGGQTGINSGTH; this comes from the coding sequence ATGTGTGTCTGTAATCTACTTGTATATAAAGTCATACCATACCATATTCATCCAAAAAATCCATATATTGCACATAATACAATAACAAAACatacaagaaaaatgttAAGAAGGTCTACATCGCAACATCTCGCACGCCATCATAAAAGGATACCCATCTCATCTATTCAAAGCAGTAGAAACTCCATTCTACGAAGTCAAAGAGATATACCCAAATACACAAGTGACTCTTGCGAATATATAGACGAAGAACCATCAGATGGAATGTTCAACGTGTTGAACCATCATAACCACCCGGGAGTTGTATACTACGTGATACAGTTTGATAATCCCGGTGGGTCATCCTCCTCTTTGGACAAtagcaataataatacacATAATCCTGCGCCAGGAACCAACCAAAATGAACATCAGGGCGGTCAGACTGGTATCAACTCAGGGACCCATTAA
- the SFH5 gene encoding Sfh5p (ancestral locus Anc_1.205), translating to MKFSTEQERQTFNRIVKALPLIIHDKCDGYDELYGYKLIPGDEEDGDKTYYNEEVAHGLIYKLCKAYQFQYDEIVQHVISILKWRREFNPLSCAFMEVHDPELQHVGILTQYPKHDANKKVVTWNLYGQLMKKKHLFQDVQKFLRYRIGLMERGLRLLDFTSEDNDYMTQVHDYKGVSMWKMDSEIKKCSKMTISIFQNYYPELLYAKYFVNVPKVLSWVYDVVMTFVDARTRKKFVVLNEGKKLGDHLPDCPSQSYGGHDKTHDLLAQNIELVKPTEYGLFILEKRNDETVE from the coding sequence ATGAAATTTAGTACTGAGCAGGAGAGACAAACGTTTAATCGTATTGTTAAAGCTCTACCGCTCATAATCCACGATAAGTGTGACGGTTACGATGAACTATACGGGTATAAATTAATCCCAGGCGATGAGGAGGACGGTGACAAGACATATTACAATGAGGAGGTAGCACACGGTTTAATTTATAAACTTTGTAAAGcttatcaatttcagtATGACGAAATTGTGCAGCATGTGATTTctattttgaaatggaGACGTGAGTTTAACCCGTTGAGTTGTGCGTTCATGGAAGTGCATGATCCAGAATTGCAACATGTCGGTATATTGACGCAGTACCCTAAGCATGACGCTAATAAGAAAGTCGTTACCTGGAATCTCTATGgacaattgatgaagaagaaacatttGTTCCAAGACGTGCAGAAGTTTTTGCGATATAGGATTGGACTCATGGAGAGAGGGTTAAGGTTATTAGATTTCACAAGTGAAGATAACGACTATATGACCCAAGTGCATGATTACAAAGGTGTTTCAATGTGGAAGATGGACTCAGAGATCAAGAAGTGCAGCAAGATGACGATCTCCATTTTCCAGAACTACTACCCTGAACTGTTGTATGCGAAGTATTTCGTCAATGTGCCGAAAGTGCTAAGCTGGGTGTACGATGTGGTGATGACATTCGTGGATGCTCGCACcagaaagaaatttgtaGTGTTAAACGAGGGCAAGAAGCTGGGGGACCACCTACCTGATTGTCCCTCCCAGAGTTATGGAGGCCATGATAAGACCCACGATCTGCTAGCCCAAAACATCGAGTTGGTCAAACCTACTGAGTATGGTCTCTTCATATTAGAAAAGCGGAACGACGAGACGGTCGAGTGA
- the IDS2 gene encoding Ids2p (ancestral locus Anc_1.204), with protein MEADKNDSTTHSIENTDVSQDDFSNELAAAIRKSWSEAVPAPEPVTLTSGRYRHPMEERSPIGTPVSSIPGRSAQTPPLPGVDPTIPIQSSLRQQFQQPSTNNSNNGGTDYQLFKHHYSLQDNQRGNSVSDILNDLEINGPADVGSHERQESQMRSMSPQRPPLNTRRSSIQDVQWIRQLLNPRSSFSGASLNEPPSAIRMETPQVGNKKGWVTILKDTSMRSVKSLLVLYHSLQLVGSKYKLYVIYDLMQDVSELRRLDVVLMGTSFSMMDKKWDELSLFWSHLENYDLELSCYLSSNCLILANIDELLDSNEIAEEIDNETCVLLSNETNMEDGTIAPQIIIFRPNREVKMCIDEFFTIYGDINSTEELQLKKRKFKEMTDFDVLKKLFGDTWGHLSAEGYVVTLRQDVPLNETHRIIDFQYLQPWNLGSGGEGYGNLKTDSVCYRWVQIWNDFLAHNK; from the coding sequence ATGGAAGCAGATAAGAATGATTCAACCACACATAGTATTGAGAATACGGATGTTTCACAGGATGATTTCAGCAACGAATTAGCTGCTGCCATAAGGAAATCCTGGTCGGAAGCAGTTCCAGCACCTGAGCCTGTCACCCTCACATCTGGAAGATATAGACATCCTATGGAGGAAAGGTCCCCCATTGGAACTCCCGTGAGTTCCATACCAGGACGCTCTGCACAAACGCCACCTCTACCCGGTGTGGATCCAACAATACCTATCCAATCGTCTCTTCGtcaacaatttcaacaacCTTCTACgaataatagtaataatggGGGAACAGACTATCAATTATTTAAGCATCATTACTCTCTACAAGATAATCAAAGGGGTAATTCAGTTTCCGATATCCTCAATGATCTAGAAATAAACGGTCCAGCAGACGTCGGAAGTCACGAACGACAAGAATCACAAATGAGATCCATGTCACCTCAACGACCACCTTTAAACACGAGACGTAGTTCTATTCAAGATGTTCAATGGATCCGACAATTATTGAATCCTAGAAGTTCATTTTCCGGTGCTTCACTTAATGAACCTCCCAGTGCTATTAGAATGGAGACACCACAAGTTGGTAATAAGAAAGGTTGGGTTACTATTCTTAAGGACACATCTATGCGATCTGTGAAGTCGTTGTTGGTGCTATACCATTCATTACAATTGGTTGGAAGTAAATATAAGCTTTATGTGATTTATGATTTGATGCAAGATGTTTCTGAGTTGCGGAGATTGGATGTTGTGTTGATGGGTACAAGTTTTTCCATGATGGATAAGAAATGGGATGAATTAAGTTTATTTTGGAGTCACTTGGAGAATTATGACTTAGAATTGAGTTGTTACTTGTCATCCAATTGTTTAATATTGgcaaatattgatgaattattggataGTAATGAGATTGCTGAGGAGATTGACAATGAGACATGTGTTTTGTTAAGTAATGAGACGAATATGGAGGATGGTACGATAGCACCccaaattattatatttagaCCTAATCGTGAAGTGAAGATGTGCATagatgaatttttcacgATATATGGAGATATCAACAGTACGGAAGAGttacaattgaaaaagaggaaatttaaagaaatgaCTGATTTTGAtgtattgaagaaattatttggaGATACTTGGGGCCATCTATCTGCCGAGGGGTATGTGGTAACATTGAGACAAGATGTTCCTCTGAATGAGACGCATAGGATAATtgatttccaatatttACAGCCCTGGAATCTGGGTAGTGGTGGTGAGGGATACGGCAATCTTAAGACAGATTCAGTTTGCTACAGATGGGTCCAGATATGGAATGATTTTCTGGCACATAATAAGTAA
- the SMT1 gene encoding Smt1p (ancestral locus Anc_1.203) produces the protein MRNNKKKDKTRTKPKITMKRAFSQFSTVLSKAENEDLRSTLRLLTKGSSTIGETIQGGNHLPHRLDATTKTSAQTDKKHVDTILKVLNSTLPDPKRNIKRINTHYDVLFGQLQKIITESIATSSPSSSPKARNTTSLSSDQLYDRLMLLQYTNELKISDIIKILLSKNFQKFPELLSNINVFKPITQLEILIIAYYRTKDVKLLETYNTEWLHRYHDLHVSIQRILWKCQPRTIPIEDIIEQIPQWSAPKDFIIMYQSLYTDINRLPMVDESLQGNFTKNQKIFIDSLRIVDKFTGVTDKTKQWLIQIVKLSIEDKLTFETVEHIDGKNISLYQFKFLRSLELILQNFQKFMAKQELAVQENESTRELLNELQGILEDINTEEQEIKTQISLKFI, from the coding sequence atgaggaacaacaagaaaaaagacAAAACTAGGACAAAACCTAAAATAACTATGAAAAGAGCATTTTCTCAATTCTCAACGGTGCTCTCTAAGGCAGAGAATGAAGATTTGAGATCTACTTTGCGGCTATTAACGAAAGGTTCTTCAACCATAGGGGAAACAATACAAGGCGGGAACCATTTACCACATCGTTTGGATGCTACTACAAAGACAAGTGCTCAAACAGATAAGAAGCATGTGGATACCATCTTAAAAGTGTTAAATTCCACACTACCTGATCCAAAGAGGAATATTAAGAGAATAAATACCCATTATGATGTACTATTTGGACAATTGCAAAAGATAATCACGGAATCCATTGCAACTTCATCGCCAAGTTCATCCCCAAAAGCAAGGAACACTACCTCTCTTTCTAGTGATCAATTATATGATAGGTTAATGCTGTTGCAGTATACGaatgaattaaagatttcTGATATCATTAAGATTTTATTATCGAAAAACTTCCAGAAATTCCCTGAATTATTATCCAATATTAATGTGTTTAAACCAATAACTCAATTagaaatattaataatagcaTACTATAGAACTAAAGATGTAAAACTTCTTGAAACATACAATACAGAATGGTTACATCGTTATCATGATTTACATGTGTCAATACAGAGAATCCTTTGGAAATGTCAACCAAGAACTATCCCAATCGAAGACATTATTGAACAGATTCCTCAATGGTCCGCTCCAAAGGATTTCATAATAATGTATCAAAGTTTATATACTGACATTAACAGATTACCCATGGTAGATGAATCGTTACAAGGCAATTTTACgaaaaatcaaaagatATTTATTGACTCGTTACGAATAGTTGATAAATTTACTGGTGTGACGGATAAGACAAAACAATGGCTCATTCAAATTGTTAAATTGAGcattgaagataaattaaCATTTGAAACTGTTGAACATATTGATGGTAAGAATATATCCCTTTatcaattcaaattcttaaGGTCGTTAGAgttaattcttcaaaatttccaaaagtTTATGGCAAAGCAAGAACTAGCAGTACAAGAGAATGAGTCCACGCGAGAGTTACTAAATGAATTGCAAGGAATACTGGAGGATATCAACACTGAAGAGCAAGAAATCAAGACGCAGATCTCACTAAAGTTCAtataa